One genomic segment of Amycolatopsis sp. Hca4 includes these proteins:
- a CDS encoding TetR/AcrR family transcriptional regulator, translated as MRETDTAALPGRRGQAARNNIVILDAARHVFLGDPKAPISQVAERAGVGISALYRRYPSKEALLRHICHDGLLLYIGEAEYAAEEKDGWDALTKFLTRVVEADVHSLTVHLAGTFTPTPEMGRDAQRAGELTRKLVERAHESGRLRPDVVTEDIGMILECCAAIRVDDPSAPHSCATGTSACSSKGCPRKGRICRARRRSRVR; from the coding sequence ATGCGCGAGACAGACACCGCGGCCCTGCCCGGCCGCCGCGGCCAGGCCGCCCGCAACAACATCGTCATCCTCGACGCCGCCCGGCACGTCTTCCTCGGCGATCCGAAGGCGCCGATCTCGCAGGTCGCCGAGCGGGCCGGTGTCGGCATCAGCGCGCTCTACCGCCGCTACCCGAGCAAGGAAGCCCTGCTCCGCCACATCTGCCACGACGGGCTCCTGCTCTACATCGGCGAAGCCGAGTACGCCGCGGAGGAGAAGGACGGCTGGGACGCGCTGACCAAGTTCCTCACCCGGGTCGTCGAAGCCGACGTCCACTCGCTGACCGTCCACCTGGCCGGCACGTTCACCCCCACGCCAGAGATGGGCCGGGACGCGCAGCGCGCGGGCGAGCTGACGCGGAAGCTGGTCGAGCGCGCGCACGAAAGCGGCCGCCTGCGGCCGGACGTGGTCACCGAGGACATCGGCATGATCCTCGAATGCTGCGCCGCCATCCGCGTCGACGACCCGAGCGCACCTCACAGCTGCGCCACCGGTACCTCGGCCTGCTCGTCGAAGGGTTGTCCGCGAAAGGGCCGGATCTGCCGGGCCCGCCGCCGCAGCCGGGTGAGATGA
- a CDS encoding TIGR03086 family metal-binding protein has product MTVPALRPFRVEIPQAALADLENRLRGALWPDELPAEYGVTNERVRALAEYWLEKFDWRAFEARLNAYPQFVTEIDGEEIHFLHVRSSRADATPLVLTHGWPGSIVEYLDVIGPLTEPASAGEPAFHLVIPSLPGFGFSGPTRSAGWGTRRTAAAWAELMSRLGYEKYGAVGNDGGSMISPEIGRLVPEKVVGVHVTQLFSFPSGDPAEMADLSEADQAALAHLQWFSENMFSFNILHSQQPHTLAFALTDSPLGLLAWNAQLFGEHLDPEFVVANVALYWLTRTGGSSIRFYYENAKATSHPEGPTTVPTALAMFAGDFQSIRRFAERDHANIVSWNSYDVTSNSGGPRDAAGHYAAHEATEVLVADIRKFFARLHRGTAWPLLESAHEALRSVLAGVTDWAAPTPCTEWNVTQVLQHAAGDQLGYAAAITGTGGPDFNPFAPSGTLPTPPAEFLEPTLSAASSAFATVPVGAAAVPTPLPQGALPAEVAVGAAALDAAVHAWDIAVATGQKSPLTPELAAELLPVARQLAEPLRGFAYAPALEASPSDNAAATLLRYLGRNPEWKA; this is encoded by the coding sequence ATGACGGTCCCCGCCCTCCGCCCGTTCCGCGTCGAGATCCCGCAGGCCGCCCTCGCGGACCTGGAGAACCGCCTGCGCGGGGCGCTGTGGCCGGACGAGCTGCCCGCCGAGTACGGCGTCACGAACGAGCGGGTCCGCGCGCTGGCCGAGTACTGGCTGGAGAAGTTCGACTGGCGGGCGTTCGAGGCGCGGCTCAACGCGTACCCGCAGTTCGTCACGGAGATCGACGGCGAGGAGATCCACTTCCTGCACGTCCGCTCGTCGCGGGCGGACGCGACGCCGCTGGTGCTGACGCACGGGTGGCCGGGCTCGATCGTGGAGTACCTGGACGTGATCGGCCCGCTGACCGAGCCGGCGTCGGCCGGGGAGCCGGCGTTCCACCTGGTCATCCCGTCCCTGCCGGGCTTCGGTTTCTCGGGCCCGACCCGCTCGGCGGGCTGGGGCACCCGGCGCACGGCGGCGGCGTGGGCCGAGCTGATGAGCCGGCTGGGTTACGAGAAGTACGGCGCGGTGGGCAACGACGGCGGGTCGATGATCTCGCCGGAGATCGGGCGGCTCGTGCCGGAGAAGGTCGTCGGGGTGCACGTCACCCAGCTGTTCTCGTTCCCGTCGGGCGACCCGGCCGAGATGGCGGACCTGAGCGAAGCCGACCAGGCCGCGCTCGCGCACCTGCAGTGGTTCTCGGAGAACATGTTCTCGTTCAACATCCTGCACAGCCAGCAACCGCACACGCTGGCGTTCGCGCTGACGGACTCGCCGCTGGGCCTGCTGGCGTGGAACGCCCAGCTGTTCGGCGAGCACCTGGACCCGGAGTTCGTGGTGGCGAACGTGGCGCTGTACTGGCTGACCCGCACCGGCGGCTCGTCGATCCGCTTCTACTACGAGAACGCGAAGGCGACGTCCCACCCGGAGGGCCCGACCACGGTCCCGACGGCCCTGGCGATGTTCGCGGGCGACTTCCAGTCGATCCGCCGCTTCGCCGAGCGCGACCACGCGAACATCGTCAGCTGGAACAGCTACGACGTGACATCGAACTCGGGCGGCCCCCGCGACGCGGCGGGCCACTACGCGGCGCACGAAGCCACGGAGGTCCTGGTCGCCGACATCCGCAAGTTCTTCGCTCGCTTGCACCGCGGTACGGCGTGGCCGCTCCTGGAGTCGGCGCACGAGGCCCTGCGATCGGTGCTGGCGGGCGTGACGGACTGGGCGGCCCCGACCCCGTGCACGGAGTGGAACGTGACCCAGGTCCTCCAGCACGCAGCGGGAGACCAGCTCGGCTACGCGGCAGCGATCACCGGAACGGGCGGCCCGGACTTCAACCCGTTCGCCCCCTCAGGCACCCTGCCGACCCCGCCGGCGGAGTTCCTGGAGCCGACCCTGTCCGCAGCATCCTCGGCATTCGCCACGGTCCCGGTCGGCGCGGCGGCGGTCCCGACACCGTTGCCGCAGGGAGCACTCCCGGCCGAGGTGGCGGTAGGAGCGGCGGCACTGGACGCGGCGGTCCACGCGTGGGACATCGCGGTGGCAACGGGCCAGAAGTCCCCGCTGACCCCAGAGCTGGCGGCAGAGCTCCTGCCGGTGGCCCGGCAGCTGGCCGAGCCCCTGCGAGGCTTCGCCTACGCGCCGGCGCTGGAGGCATCCCCGTCGGACAACGCAGCGGCGACGCTGCTGCGGTACCTGGGCCGCAACCCGGAGTGGAAGGCCTGA
- a CDS encoding TetR/AcrR family transcriptional regulator, whose amino-acid sequence MMRKAVAVRREEIVRAALAQIRSRGIAGVRAADVAHSLDISTALIFYHFGTLETLVIEAFRQAAEHELGKLDHELAKGGSPDQRLRAVLALYAPAKHDNWPLWIEAGAAALRDPSLRAVLQRLDLRWRDAVVALIAEGVGAGVFRCPDPRGAAWRLTALLDGLAVQVVAREGTVTAGDCERWVAQALAHELGCRPGDQEGR is encoded by the coding sequence ATGATGCGGAAGGCCGTTGCCGTGCGGCGGGAGGAGATTGTGCGGGCCGCCCTTGCGCAAATCCGCTCCCGGGGCATTGCCGGTGTTCGGGCCGCCGATGTCGCCCACTCCCTCGACATCAGCACCGCGCTGATCTTCTACCACTTCGGGACCCTCGAAACGCTCGTCATCGAAGCCTTCCGGCAGGCCGCCGAACACGAACTCGGCAAGCTGGACCACGAACTCGCCAAAGGCGGCTCCCCCGACCAGCGGCTTCGCGCCGTCCTCGCTCTCTACGCCCCCGCGAAACACGACAACTGGCCTCTGTGGATCGAAGCCGGGGCCGCCGCCTTGCGGGATCCGTCCCTGCGGGCCGTGCTGCAGCGGCTTGATCTCCGGTGGCGGGATGCCGTGGTCGCCCTGATCGCGGAAGGGGTCGGCGCCGGGGTTTTCCGGTGCCCCGATCCTCGCGGCGCCGCCTGGCGGCTGACCGCTCTTCTCGACGGGCTCGCCGTTCAGGTCGTCGCGCGGGAAGGGACCGTCACCGCCGGGGACTGTGAGCGGTGGGTTGCCCAGGCCTTGGCGCACGAGCTCGGATGTCGACCGGGGGATCAGGAGGGGCGATGA
- a CDS encoding Glu/Leu/Phe/Val dehydrogenase dimerization domain-containing protein, with protein sequence MSGTALLEVAWTDPVTGCRGYLVIDRLVRGVASGGLRMRRGCSLFEVRGLARGMTLKEGLNYDPDGRYIPLGGAKGGIDFDPHDERARDVVARYLHAMRPLIEQYWTMGEDLGLRQDVIDGVIAEIGLLSPVQAVYRLLEDREEATARLADACRIEVGGLGLDELVGGLGVAQATLTGLEMLGLEHQDNRVVLQGFGAMGGATARFLADAGLRVVGVSDVRGVVANPDGLDVENLLRHRDRFGGIDRDNLKPGDELLPPEAWLDVPAEVLVPAAISYCVDADNQAKIGAELIVEAANLPVTPDAEELLDARGIRVVPDFVANSATNSWWWWTLFGDVGADAEEAFGKVRTRMRALVTGIFEVATLDGLSLRDAALQLSEKNLEAIQARFG encoded by the coding sequence ATGAGCGGAACAGCCTTGCTCGAAGTGGCGTGGACCGACCCTGTCACCGGGTGCCGCGGGTACCTGGTGATCGACCGGCTCGTGCGCGGCGTCGCCAGCGGGGGCCTGCGGATGCGCCGCGGGTGCTCGCTGTTCGAAGTCCGCGGCCTGGCCCGCGGCATGACCCTCAAGGAAGGCCTCAACTACGACCCCGACGGCCGCTACATCCCCCTCGGCGGCGCCAAGGGCGGCATCGACTTCGACCCCCACGACGAACGCGCCCGCGACGTCGTCGCCCGGTACCTGCACGCCATGCGGCCGCTCATCGAGCAGTACTGGACCATGGGCGAGGACCTCGGCCTGCGGCAGGACGTCATCGACGGCGTCATCGCCGAGATCGGCCTGCTCAGCCCGGTGCAGGCCGTCTACCGGCTGCTCGAAGACCGCGAAGAGGCGACCGCCCGGCTGGCCGACGCCTGCCGGATCGAGGTGGGCGGGCTCGGGCTCGACGAGCTCGTCGGCGGCCTCGGCGTCGCGCAGGCCACGCTCACCGGGCTCGAAATGCTCGGCCTCGAACACCAGGACAACCGGGTCGTGCTGCAGGGCTTCGGCGCGATGGGCGGCGCCACCGCCCGCTTCCTCGCCGACGCCGGGTTGCGCGTCGTCGGTGTCTCGGACGTCCGCGGGGTGGTCGCCAACCCGGACGGGCTCGACGTCGAGAACCTGCTCCGGCACCGCGACCGCTTCGGCGGCATCGACCGCGACAACCTCAAGCCCGGCGACGAGCTGCTGCCACCGGAAGCCTGGCTCGACGTGCCCGCCGAGGTGCTGGTGCCGGCCGCGATCTCCTACTGCGTCGACGCCGACAACCAGGCCAAGATCGGCGCCGAGCTGATCGTCGAGGCCGCGAACCTGCCGGTCACGCCGGACGCCGAAGAGCTCCTCGACGCCCGCGGCATCCGCGTCGTCCCGGACTTCGTCGCCAACTCGGCGACCAACTCGTGGTGGTGGTGGACGCTGTTCGGCGACGTCGGCGCGGACGCCGAGGAAGCCTTCGGCAAGGTCCGCACCCGGATGCGCGCCCTGGTGACCGGCATTTTCGAGGTCGCCACCCTCGACGGCCTCAGTCTCCGCGACGCCGCGCTGCAGCTGTCGGAGAAGAACCTCGAGGCCATCCAGGCCCGGTTCGGCTGA
- a CDS encoding LLM class flavin-dependent oxidoreductase: MKLGIYSFGDRAPDPRTGDQPSVAQTLANTLERIKLADELGLGFYGLGEHHLDQYAISNPGTVLAAAASVTNQITLSSAVTVLSTEDPVRLYQQFTTLDQLSHGRAELLAGRGSFTESFPLFGNDLGDYDELFEEKLALLLRIDREDPLTWSGKFRPPLENARILPRPYGEHLRISVGTGGNPESSIRAGLLGLPVVYAVIGGQPERFAPLVDLYRRAGEAGEQQDLHVTMGAIGFIAEKSQDAKETFYPYWLETMKYGARARGWAVPTRAEYDAFTRDANALFVGSPQEIAERLISVGKLTGADRYAMQMDWSGVPHAEVMRAIELLGTEVLPLVEKEF, translated from the coding sequence ATGAAACTCGGCATCTACAGCTTCGGTGACCGCGCGCCGGACCCGCGCACGGGCGACCAGCCGTCCGTCGCGCAGACGCTGGCCAACACGCTCGAGCGGATCAAGCTCGCCGACGAGCTGGGCCTCGGCTTCTACGGCCTCGGCGAGCACCACCTCGACCAGTACGCCATCTCGAACCCCGGGACCGTGCTGGCCGCCGCCGCGAGCGTGACGAACCAGATCACCCTCAGCTCCGCCGTCACCGTGCTGAGCACCGAGGACCCCGTCCGCCTCTACCAGCAGTTCACCACGCTCGACCAGCTCAGCCACGGCCGCGCCGAGCTGCTCGCCGGGCGCGGGTCGTTCACCGAGTCGTTCCCGCTGTTCGGCAACGACCTCGGCGACTACGACGAGCTGTTCGAGGAGAAGCTCGCCCTGCTGCTGCGCATCGACCGCGAGGACCCGCTGACCTGGTCCGGCAAGTTCCGCCCGCCGCTGGAGAACGCGCGGATCCTGCCCCGGCCGTACGGCGAGCACCTGCGCATCTCGGTCGGCACCGGCGGCAACCCCGAGTCGTCGATCCGCGCCGGCCTGCTCGGCCTGCCGGTCGTCTACGCGGTGATCGGCGGGCAGCCCGAGCGCTTCGCCCCGCTGGTCGACCTCTACCGCCGGGCCGGGGAAGCGGGCGAACAGCAGGACCTGCACGTCACCATGGGCGCGATCGGCTTCATCGCCGAGAAGTCCCAGGACGCCAAGGAAACGTTCTACCCGTACTGGCTCGAGACGATGAAGTACGGCGCCCGCGCCCGCGGCTGGGCAGTCCCGACCCGCGCCGAGTACGACGCGTTCACCCGCGACGCGAACGCGCTGTTCGTCGGCAGCCCGCAGGAGATCGCCGAGCGCCTGATCTCGGTCGGCAAGCTCACCGGCGCGGACCGGTACGCCATGCAGATGGACTGGTCCGGTGTCCCGCACGCCGAGGTCATGCGGGCCATCGAACTGCTCGGCACCGAAGTGCTCCCGCTGGTGGAAAAGGAGTTCTAG
- the kstD gene encoding 3-oxosteroid 1-dehydrogenase, with product MDADLTRRQLLRGGAAGMGLAVTAGLAAPAAAAAAATAEYDVVVVGSGAAGMTAALTAAKRGLSVVVLEKAPTFGGSAARSGAGIWIPNNQVLLAAGVPDTPAKAAQYLAAVVGPDVPVARQEAFLRNGPAMISFVLANSPLRFRFMEGYSDYYPELPGGLPNGRSIEPDQFDGNLLGAELANLNPPYLATPAGLVVFSADYKWLNLALVNAKGAAVAAECLARGTAAALAGQKPLTMGQSLAAGLRVGLQRAGVPVLLNTPLVDLNVENGAVTGVVTPNGLVRARRGVIVGSGGFEHNAAMRAQYQRQPIGTDWTVGAKENTGDGHRAGQRAGAALDLMDDAWWGPAIPTPGDPYFCLAERTLPGGLIVNQAGQRFVNEAAPYSDVVHTMYDKNPAAPDIPAWLVVDQNYRNRYLFRDIAPLLPFPDAWYAAGAVFKASTVQGLATQIGVPATTLKSTVDRFNGFARSGVDTEFSRGASAYDHYYTDPSVTPNSCLAQLRTAPYYALRLVPGDLGTKGGMRTDARARVLRPDGSVIPGLYAAGNASAAVMGHSYAGAGSTIGPAMTFGYIAGNDV from the coding sequence ATGGATGCCGACCTGACCCGCCGTCAGCTCCTCCGCGGCGGCGCCGCCGGGATGGGCCTCGCCGTCACCGCCGGGCTCGCCGCGCCGGCCGCCGCTGCCGCCGCGGCGACGGCCGAGTACGACGTCGTCGTGGTCGGCTCCGGTGCGGCCGGCATGACTGCCGCTCTGACCGCGGCCAAGCGCGGGCTGAGCGTCGTCGTGCTCGAGAAGGCGCCTACGTTCGGCGGGTCGGCGGCCCGCTCCGGCGCCGGCATCTGGATCCCCAACAACCAGGTGCTGCTCGCCGCCGGCGTGCCGGACACGCCCGCCAAGGCCGCGCAGTACCTCGCCGCCGTCGTCGGCCCGGACGTGCCGGTCGCGCGGCAGGAGGCGTTCCTGCGCAACGGCCCGGCGATGATCTCCTTCGTGCTGGCCAACAGCCCGCTGCGGTTCCGGTTCATGGAGGGCTACAGCGACTACTACCCGGAGCTGCCGGGCGGGCTGCCGAACGGCCGGTCGATCGAGCCGGACCAGTTCGACGGGAACCTGCTGGGTGCCGAGCTGGCCAACCTGAACCCGCCCTACCTCGCCACGCCGGCCGGGCTCGTCGTCTTCAGCGCCGACTACAAGTGGCTGAACCTCGCCCTGGTGAACGCCAAGGGCGCCGCGGTCGCCGCCGAGTGCCTGGCCCGCGGCACGGCCGCCGCGCTGGCCGGGCAGAAGCCGCTCACCATGGGGCAGTCGCTCGCCGCCGGGCTGCGCGTGGGCCTGCAGCGAGCAGGCGTCCCGGTGCTGCTGAACACCCCGCTCGTCGACCTGAACGTGGAAAACGGCGCGGTGACCGGGGTGGTGACGCCGAACGGGCTGGTCCGGGCGCGGCGCGGCGTGATCGTCGGCTCGGGCGGGTTCGAGCACAACGCGGCGATGCGCGCGCAGTACCAGCGGCAGCCGATCGGCACCGACTGGACGGTCGGGGCGAAGGAGAACACCGGTGACGGCCACCGCGCCGGGCAGCGCGCGGGTGCCGCTCTCGACCTGATGGACGACGCCTGGTGGGGCCCGGCCATCCCGACCCCGGGCGACCCGTACTTCTGCCTGGCCGAGCGGACCCTGCCCGGCGGACTGATCGTGAACCAGGCCGGGCAGCGGTTCGTCAACGAAGCCGCGCCCTACAGCGACGTCGTGCACACCATGTACGACAAGAACCCGGCGGCGCCGGACATCCCGGCGTGGCTGGTCGTCGACCAGAACTACCGCAACCGGTACCTGTTCCGCGACATCGCGCCGCTGCTGCCGTTTCCGGACGCCTGGTACGCCGCGGGCGCGGTCTTCAAGGCCTCGACCGTCCAGGGCCTCGCGACGCAGATCGGCGTGCCTGCCACCACGCTCAAGTCCACTGTGGACCGGTTCAACGGCTTCGCACGGTCCGGTGTGGACACCGAGTTCAGCCGCGGCGCCAGCGCGTACGACCACTACTACACGGACCCGTCGGTGACGCCGAACTCCTGCCTGGCTCAGCTGCGGACGGCGCCGTACTACGCGCTGCGCCTGGTCCCCGGCGACCTCGGCACGAAGGGCGGCATGCGCACGGACGCCCGCGCGCGGGTGCTGCGCCCGGACGGTTCGGTGATCCCTGGCCTGTACGCGGCGGGCAACGCGAGCGCGGCGGTGATGGGCCACAGCTACGCCGGCGCCGGGTCGACGATCGGTCCGGCGATGACTTTCGGCTACATCGCCGGGAACGACGTCTAG
- a CDS encoding SDR family oxidoreductase — MLAVLGVGPGLGLSIAHRFGREGFTTALVSRTDARHAGYRASLAGIDSLTYTADVTDPDQVRAVLGRIKADAGEIDTVYFGPADATAGPGITPLTEAGAGTLRATFDSIVAPAANLVEAVLPGFRERGSGSLLFAGGLSGKHPMPMLGSLAPASAALRMYVLTLHAALREEGVHAGILTIGGLIERGDIHRVFTAQDHGFTVGTLDPDDIADRAWQLHTEREAEAEFNAMAVA; from the coding sequence GTGCTCGCCGTCCTGGGCGTCGGCCCCGGGCTCGGCTTGTCGATCGCCCACCGCTTCGGCCGCGAAGGCTTCACGACGGCGCTGGTTTCCCGCACCGACGCCCGGCACGCGGGTTACCGTGCGTCGCTCGCCGGCATCGACTCCCTCACCTACACGGCGGACGTGACCGACCCGGACCAGGTCCGTGCCGTGCTGGGCCGCATCAAGGCCGACGCCGGCGAGATCGACACGGTGTACTTCGGGCCGGCCGACGCCACGGCAGGCCCGGGCATCACCCCGCTCACCGAAGCCGGCGCGGGCACGCTGCGCGCGACGTTCGATTCGATCGTGGCCCCGGCGGCGAACCTGGTCGAAGCCGTGCTGCCGGGCTTCCGGGAACGCGGCTCGGGTTCCTTGCTGTTCGCGGGCGGCCTGAGCGGCAAGCACCCGATGCCGATGCTCGGCAGCCTCGCCCCGGCGTCGGCGGCGCTGCGGATGTACGTGCTCACGCTGCACGCGGCCCTGCGGGAGGAGGGCGTCCACGCCGGGATCCTGACCATCGGCGGCCTCATCGAGCGCGGCGACATCCACCGCGTGTTCACCGCGCAGGACCACGGCTTCACCGTGGGCACGCTCGACCCGGACGACATCGCCGACCGCGCGTGGCAGTTGCACACCGAGCGCGAAGCCGAGGCGGAGTTCAACGCGATGGCGGTGGCCTAG
- a CDS encoding 6-phospho-beta-glucosidase, giving the protein MRLAILGGGGFRVPLVHGALLDGGEVTELVLHDVDAGRLAAIERVLAEQAGGAANAPRVSTTTDLRAAVSDVDFVFSAIRVGGLRGRQLDERIAHAEGVLGQETAGAGGIAYGLRTVPVAVALARLVGELAPRAWVINFTNPAGLVTEAMAAHLGGRVIGICDSPSGLCRRVARALGVDAATAKFDYAGLNHLGWLRSVRVGGEDVLPRLLADPAACESFEEGKLFGADWLRTLGAVPNEYLHYYYFPHAAAESRGEFLLEQQREFYAEPSLASWERTRLEREATYMAEAREGERDDLEGGGYEKVALALMRALAHGERTTLILNVRNGSTLPGVPGDAVVEVPCVVDADGARPLATAPLADHALGLVATVKAVERAVLEAATTGSRAAALRAFALHPLVGSVPVGRRLLDAYAAAHPELAYLA; this is encoded by the coding sequence ATGAGGCTGGCGATCCTCGGCGGCGGCGGGTTCCGCGTGCCGCTGGTGCACGGGGCGCTGCTCGACGGCGGCGAGGTCACCGAGCTCGTCCTGCACGACGTCGACGCCGGGCGGCTCGCGGCCATCGAGCGGGTGCTGGCCGAGCAGGCCGGCGGCGCGGCGAACGCACCCCGGGTGTCCACCACCACCGACCTGCGCGCCGCGGTGTCCGATGTGGACTTCGTGTTCTCGGCCATCCGGGTCGGCGGCCTGCGCGGCAGGCAGCTGGACGAGCGGATCGCGCACGCGGAAGGCGTGCTGGGCCAGGAAACCGCCGGCGCGGGCGGGATCGCCTACGGCCTGCGGACGGTCCCGGTCGCGGTCGCCCTCGCGCGGCTGGTCGGCGAGCTGGCGCCGCGCGCGTGGGTCATCAACTTCACCAACCCGGCCGGGTTGGTCACCGAAGCGATGGCCGCGCACCTCGGCGGCCGGGTGATCGGCATCTGCGACTCCCCGTCCGGGCTGTGCCGCCGCGTCGCCCGCGCGCTGGGGGTCGACGCGGCGACGGCGAAGTTCGACTACGCCGGGCTCAACCACCTCGGCTGGCTCCGCTCGGTCCGCGTCGGCGGCGAAGACGTCCTGCCGCGGCTGCTCGCCGACCCGGCCGCGTGCGAGTCGTTCGAGGAGGGCAAGCTCTTCGGCGCGGACTGGCTGCGCACGCTCGGCGCGGTCCCCAACGAGTACCTGCACTACTACTACTTTCCCCACGCGGCCGCGGAGTCACGCGGTGAGTTCCTCCTCGAACAGCAACGGGAGTTCTACGCGGAGCCGTCGCTGGCCTCGTGGGAGCGCACACGCCTGGAGCGCGAAGCGACGTACATGGCCGAGGCGCGCGAAGGCGAGCGCGACGACCTCGAAGGCGGCGGCTACGAGAAGGTCGCGCTGGCCCTGATGCGTGCCCTCGCGCACGGCGAGCGCACGACACTGATCCTCAACGTCCGCAACGGTTCCACGCTCCCCGGCGTGCCGGGCGACGCGGTCGTGGAAGTCCCGTGCGTGGTCGACGCGGACGGAGCCCGCCCGCTGGCCACGGCCCCGCTGGCGGACCACGCCCTGGGCCTGGTGGCGACGGTGAAGGCGGTCGAGCGCGCGGTGCTCGAAGCGGCGACGACAGGATCCCGGGCGGCGGCGCTGCGGGCGTTCGCCCTGCACCCGCTGGTCGGCTCGGTACCGGTGGGCCGTCGGTTGCTCGACGCCTACGCGGCCGCGCACCCGGAACTCGCCTACCTCGCCTAG
- a CDS encoding carbohydrate kinase family protein, translated as MPAEPAPEVDVFLSGLLFFDLVFTGLEHPPAPGTEVWTGGMGSGPGGIANFAVALSRLGLRTSLAAAFGTDVYGRYCWDVLARQEHIDLSRSRRFPEWHSPVTVSLAYAGDRAMVTHGHPPPVPVAELAGSPPSSLATVAHIGLDTAEWVHTAHQSGSLVFADVGWDPSEAWSPALLEQLGCCHAFLPNEIEAMRYTRTDTPDAALAKLADLVPIAVITRGGEGVLAVDGTTGETAAVPALPVDVLDATGAGDVFGAGFVAATLTGWPLAERLRFACLTASLSVQHFGGALAAPGWHEIAQWHARTRSPEYAFLDEVLPSETVAGIRRGPVTLGFGDDTWR; from the coding sequence GTGCCGGCCGAGCCCGCACCCGAAGTCGACGTCTTCCTGTCCGGCCTGCTGTTCTTCGACCTGGTGTTCACCGGGCTGGAACACCCGCCGGCACCGGGCACCGAGGTGTGGACGGGCGGCATGGGCTCGGGCCCGGGCGGCATCGCCAACTTCGCCGTCGCGCTGAGCCGGCTCGGCCTGCGGACGTCGCTGGCGGCGGCGTTCGGCACCGACGTCTACGGGCGCTACTGCTGGGACGTGCTGGCCCGGCAGGAGCACATCGACCTGTCGCGGTCGCGGCGGTTCCCCGAATGGCATTCACCCGTGACGGTGTCGCTGGCCTACGCGGGCGACCGCGCGATGGTCACCCACGGCCACCCGCCGCCCGTCCCGGTCGCCGAGCTCGCCGGCTCGCCGCCGTCGAGCCTGGCCACGGTGGCGCACATCGGCCTCGACACGGCCGAGTGGGTGCACACCGCGCACCAGTCGGGCAGCCTGGTGTTCGCCGACGTCGGCTGGGACCCGTCCGAGGCGTGGTCGCCGGCGCTGCTGGAGCAGCTGGGGTGCTGCCACGCGTTCCTGCCGAACGAGATCGAGGCGATGCGCTACACGCGCACGGACACCCCCGATGCGGCGCTGGCCAAGCTGGCCGACCTGGTCCCGATCGCGGTGATCACCCGCGGCGGCGAGGGCGTGCTGGCGGTGGACGGGACGACCGGAGAGACGGCGGCGGTCCCGGCCCTCCCGGTCGACGTCCTCGACGCCACCGGCGCGGGTGACGTGTTCGGCGCCGGGTTCGTGGCCGCGACGCTGACCGGCTGGCCGCTGGCCGAGCGCCTCCGGTTCGCCTGCCTGACGGCGAGCCTGTCGGTCCAGCACTTCGGCGGCGCGCTGGCCGCACCGGGCTGGCACGAGATCGCACAGTGGCACGCGCGGACCCGCAGCCCCGAGTACGCGTTCCTGGACGAGGTCCTGCCGTCGGAGACGGTCGCGGGCATCCGCCGCGGCCCGGTGACCCTCGGCTTCGGCGACGACACCTGGCGCTAG
- a CDS encoding heavy metal-binding domain-containing protein — MPKRDVRDLPPAARARIERFEASGPKTSLLSVPGAVGAEAAGFTPVGEVMGCVVQQVGWTALGQWATDQVWLLADTLREGYATALGRLTEEASALGADGVLDIRFTTTSLDGTAQELVAMGTAVRAETAQRPGRLFTTDLPGQDVGKLMQAGWVPVRVAVGVAARGRIDNTMQLQTGFWAGNLEVDTPTRVVNQVRAAARAEFARAIRDCGADGGIVSDLRLRTWPVQEVAVYAIASVIGTAIARFHDGPAAPTGALKILPLNRS, encoded by the coding sequence GTGCCCAAGCGGGACGTTCGGGACCTGCCTCCGGCCGCGCGGGCGCGCATCGAGCGCTTCGAGGCTTCCGGGCCGAAGACGTCGCTGCTGAGCGTGCCGGGCGCGGTCGGCGCCGAGGCCGCCGGCTTCACGCCGGTCGGCGAGGTCATGGGCTGCGTCGTGCAGCAGGTGGGGTGGACCGCGTTGGGCCAGTGGGCCACCGACCAGGTCTGGCTGCTGGCGGACACGCTGCGGGAGGGCTACGCGACCGCGCTCGGCCGGCTCACCGAGGAAGCGAGCGCACTCGGTGCGGACGGCGTGCTCGACATCCGGTTCACGACCACCTCCCTCGACGGCACCGCCCAGGAGCTCGTGGCGATGGGCACCGCCGTCCGGGCCGAGACCGCGCAACGGCCCGGCCGGCTGTTCACCACCGACCTGCCGGGCCAGGACGTCGGCAAGCTGATGCAGGCCGGGTGGGTGCCGGTGCGCGTCGCGGTCGGCGTGGCCGCGCGCGGGCGGATCGACAACACCATGCAGCTCCAGACCGGCTTCTGGGCGGGCAACCTCGAAGTCGACACCCCGACCAGGGTCGTCAACCAGGTCCGGGCCGCGGCCCGCGCCGAGTTCGCCCGCGCGATCCGAGACTGCGGCGCCGACGGCGGTATCGTCTCCGACCTGCGGTTGCGGACGTGGCCGGTGCAGGAGGTCGCGGTCTACGCCATCGCCAGCGTCATCGGCACCGCGATCGCGCGCTTCCACGACGGCCCCGCCGCGCCGACCGGCGCGCTCAAGATCTTGCCCTTGAACCGTTCCTGA